One Sphingomonas endolithica DNA segment encodes these proteins:
- a CDS encoding holin family protein produces the protein MSIIDGLIGPLAGLIDKIIPDSRARDAAKLELLKLQGSQEAEQLRTQLSAILAEAQSADPWTSRARPGFLYVMYALLLWSIPMGLIAAFRPAMAQGIAAGMGAYLNGIPEPLYALFGTGYLGYTAARSWGKAKGVEK, from the coding sequence ATGAGCATCATCGACGGCCTGATCGGCCCCCTGGCGGGGCTGATCGACAAGATCATCCCCGATTCGCGTGCACGGGACGCCGCCAAGCTGGAATTGTTGAAGCTGCAGGGCAGCCAGGAGGCCGAGCAGTTGCGCACGCAATTGTCGGCGATCCTGGCCGAGGCGCAATCGGCCGATCCCTGGACCAGCCGCGCGAGGCCCGGCTTCCTCTACGTCATGTATGCATTGCTGTTGTGGTCGATTCCGATGGGCTTGATCGCCGCCTTCCGCCCCGCCATGGCCCAGGGCATCGCGGCGGGCATGGGCGCGTACCTCAACGGCATACCCGAGCCGCTCTATGCGCTCTTCGGCACCGGCTATCTTGGCTACACCGCCGCGCGCAGCTGGGGGAAGGCGAAAGGCGTGGAGAAATAG
- the hslV gene encoding ATP-dependent protease subunit HslV, translating into MSEKLTWHGTTILSVRRNGRVVVAGDGQVTQGQTVMKPNAKKVRRLGDGSVIAGFAGATADAFTLFERLERKLEQHHGQLLRAAVELAKDWRTDKFLRNLEAMMIVADKDVTLILTGNGDVLEPEAGVAAIGSGGNYALAAARALVDYEQDAETICRKAMAIAAEVCVYTNDRLTVESLEAS; encoded by the coding sequence ATGAGTGAAAAACTGACGTGGCACGGCACGACCATTCTCTCCGTGCGCCGCAATGGACGCGTCGTCGTCGCCGGTGACGGCCAAGTGACGCAGGGCCAGACCGTGATGAAACCCAATGCCAAGAAGGTCCGCCGCCTCGGCGACGGATCGGTGATCGCCGGGTTCGCCGGCGCCACTGCCGATGCCTTCACCTTGTTCGAGCGGCTCGAGCGCAAGCTGGAACAGCATCACGGTCAGCTGCTGCGCGCGGCAGTCGAGTTGGCCAAGGATTGGCGCACCGACAAGTTCCTGCGCAATTTGGAGGCGATGATGATCGTCGCGGACAAGGATGTGACGCTGATCCTGACCGGTAACGGCGATGTGCTCGAGCCTGAAGCGGGCGTCGCGGCGATCGGCTCGGGCGGCAATTACGCGCTCGCCGCCGCGCGCGCGCTGGTCGATTACGAACAGGATGCCGAGACGATCTGCCGCAAGGCCATGGCGATCGCCGCCGAGGTCTGTGTCTACACCAACGACCGCCTGACCGTGGAGAGCCTCGAGGCTTCCTAG
- the hslU gene encoding ATP-dependent protease ATPase subunit HslU: MNDALTPKAIVAALDEHIIGQTDAKKAVAVAMRNRWRRQRLGADLRDEVSPKNILMIGPTGCGKTEISRRLAKLADAPFIKVEATKFTEVGYVGRDVEQIARDLVEEAVRLEKERRRVAVKDKAEDAAMIRLLDALTGKGASEATREAFRQRMRDGHLNETEIEIEMEAPPAMPFEVPGGAPQMINLSEMMGKAFGGPQLKRRKLTVPAAWEKLVEEEADKRLDQEEVSRAALADAEANGIVFLDEIDKIAVSDVRGGSVSREGVQRDLLPLIEGTTVATKYGPMKTDHILFIASGAFHVAKPSDLLPELQGRLPIRVELKALTEADFVAILSDTKASLLQQYTALIGTEGVTVTFTEDGIAAVAKIAADVNGEIENIGARRLQTVMEKLLEEVSFNAEDRGGETVMVDAAYVESQLASIARNADLSRFVL; encoded by the coding sequence TTGAACGACGCCCTCACCCCCAAAGCCATCGTTGCCGCGCTCGACGAGCACATCATTGGCCAGACCGATGCCAAGAAGGCTGTCGCCGTGGCGATGCGCAATCGCTGGCGCCGCCAGCGGCTCGGCGCCGATCTGCGCGATGAGGTCTCGCCCAAGAACATCCTGATGATCGGGCCCACCGGCTGCGGCAAGACCGAGATCAGCCGCCGCCTCGCCAAACTCGCCGACGCGCCCTTCATCAAGGTCGAGGCGACCAAGTTCACCGAGGTCGGCTATGTCGGCCGTGACGTCGAGCAGATCGCGCGCGATCTGGTCGAGGAAGCGGTGCGGCTGGAGAAGGAGCGCCGCCGCGTCGCGGTGAAGGACAAGGCCGAGGATGCGGCGATGATCCGCTTGCTCGATGCATTGACCGGCAAGGGCGCCAGCGAGGCGACGCGCGAGGCGTTCCGCCAGCGCATGCGTGACGGGCATCTCAACGAGACTGAGATCGAGATCGAAATGGAGGCGCCGCCCGCCATGCCGTTCGAGGTCCCCGGTGGCGCGCCGCAGATGATCAACCTGTCCGAGATGATGGGCAAGGCGTTCGGCGGCCCGCAGCTCAAGCGCCGCAAGCTCACCGTCCCTGCCGCGTGGGAGAAACTGGTCGAGGAAGAGGCCGACAAGCGGCTCGATCAGGAAGAGGTCAGCCGCGCGGCGCTTGCCGACGCCGAAGCCAACGGCATCGTGTTCCTCGACGAGATCGACAAGATCGCCGTCTCCGACGTGCGCGGCGGCTCGGTCAGCCGTGAAGGCGTGCAGCGCGATCTGCTGCCGCTGATCGAGGGCACGACGGTCGCGACCAAATACGGGCCGATGAAGACCGACCATATTCTGTTCATCGCCAGCGGCGCGTTCCACGTCGCCAAGCCCAGCGACCTGCTGCCCGAATTGCAGGGCCGCCTCCCGATCCGTGTCGAACTGAAGGCGCTGACCGAGGCCGATTTCGTCGCCATCCTCAGCGACACCAAGGCCAGCCTGCTCCAACAATATACGGCGTTGATCGGCACTGAGGGCGTCACGGTAACCTTCACCGAAGACGGCATCGCCGCGGTCGCCAAGATCGCCGCCGACGTGAATGGCGAGATCGAGAATATCGGCGCGCGCCGCCTGCAGACGGTCATGGAGAAACTGCTCGAGGAAGTCAGCTTCAACGCCGAGGATCGCGGCGGCGAGACGGTGATGGTGGACGCGGCCTATGTCGAAAGTCAACTTGCCAGCATCGCCCGCAACGCGGATCTGTCGCGCTTCGTGCTCTAG
- a CDS encoding DUF6491 family protein produces the protein MRILLLAPIALLAVATGADSQSRPDELARATAGRIAGKPVSCVDPRLVDGPTVVGKQTLIYRQGRGRVWVNTLPEECLGLRFNAVPVVEMLNGEMCRNDSFTPVSPGAIPGGRCRLGSFTPYDRPKR, from the coding sequence ATGCGTATCCTCCTTCTTGCGCCGATCGCGCTGCTGGCTGTCGCCACTGGCGCGGACAGCCAGAGCCGACCGGATGAACTCGCCCGTGCGACGGCGGGCCGGATCGCCGGAAAACCGGTCAGCTGCGTCGATCCGCGGCTGGTTGACGGCCCGACCGTCGTCGGCAAGCAGACGCTGATCTACCGCCAGGGGCGCGGCCGGGTGTGGGTCAACACCTTGCCCGAGGAGTGTCTCGGCCTACGGTTCAATGCAGTGCCCGTGGTCGAGATGTTGAACGGCGAAATGTGCCGCAACGACAGCTTCACGCCGGTCTCACCCGGTGCGATCCCCGGTGGCCGGTGCCGGTTGGGCAGCTTCACGCCCTATGACCGGCCCAAGCGCTAG
- a CDS encoding DUF6491 family protein — translation MRWLALPLLLAACTSVPGDTSTADRDFAKLIAGRTAGTPQSCIDLSQSNGPQVIDARRIAYHQSGRREWVSDLPEACPGLRRDVTLIVEVYGSQLCENDRFRTISPGQSIPGANCRFGKFTPFDKPRK, via the coding sequence ATGCGATGGTTAGCACTTCCCTTGTTGCTAGCCGCCTGCACCAGCGTGCCAGGCGACACGTCCACGGCAGATCGAGACTTTGCCAAGCTGATCGCGGGACGGACTGCGGGCACCCCGCAGAGCTGCATCGACCTATCGCAGTCGAATGGGCCTCAGGTCATCGATGCACGCCGCATCGCCTATCACCAGTCCGGTCGGCGCGAATGGGTCAGCGACCTGCCCGAAGCGTGCCCTGGCTTGCGCCGCGACGTGACGTTGATCGTCGAGGTCTATGGCAGCCAATTGTGCGAGAACGATCGCTTCCGCACCATCTCGCCCGGGCAGAGCATCCCCGGCGCCAATTGCCGCTTCGGTAAGTTCACGCCGTTCGACAAGCCCCGCAAGTGA
- the gloB gene encoding hydroxyacylglutathione hydrolase, which produces MMTELEIVRIPALSDNYIWLVNDPVSGETMVVDPAEAAPVLAEADRRGWRIGQIWNTHWHPDHTGGNAAIKLAHGATVSGPAAEASRIPTLDVPLAEGDTVRLGDHVATVIETPGHTAGHITFNLPDDGIVFTGDTLFAMGCGRLFEGDAAQMFANMQRLATLPAETIVYCAHEYTESNGRYAATAEPDNQAIAERMIEVVALRARGEATVPTTIGRELATNPFLRARSADQLAERRAAKDAFRG; this is translated from the coding sequence ATGATGACCGAGCTCGAGATCGTTCGCATTCCCGCCCTCAGCGACAATTATATCTGGCTGGTCAACGATCCGGTGTCCGGCGAAACGATGGTCGTCGATCCCGCCGAAGCGGCTCCCGTGCTGGCCGAGGCCGACCGGCGCGGCTGGCGGATCGGGCAGATCTGGAATACGCATTGGCATCCGGATCACACCGGCGGGAATGCCGCGATCAAGCTGGCGCATGGCGCGACGGTCAGCGGCCCGGCGGCCGAGGCATCGCGCATCCCGACGCTGGATGTGCCGCTGGCGGAGGGCGACACGGTGCGGCTCGGCGATCACGTGGCGACGGTCATCGAGACGCCAGGTCACACCGCGGGCCACATCACCTTCAATCTGCCGGACGACGGCATCGTCTTCACCGGCGACACCTTGTTCGCGATGGGATGCGGGCGGTTGTTCGAAGGCGACGCGGCGCAGATGTTCGCCAACATGCAGCGGCTAGCCACCCTGCCGGCCGAAACGATCGTCTATTGTGCGCACGAATATACCGAGAGCAACGGCCGCTACGCCGCCACTGCGGAGCCCGACAACCAAGCGATTGCAGAACGGATGATCGAAGTGGTCGCACTGCGCGCCCGGGGCGAGGCAACCGTGCCAACCACGATCGGCCGGGAACTGGCGACCAACCCCTTCCTGCGCGCGCGTTCCGCGGATCAACTCGCCGAGCGGCGTGCCGCCAAGGATGCGTTTCGCGGCTAG
- a CDS encoding VOC family protein, whose amino-acid sequence MNYLHTMIRVTDPDATIRFFELLGLQEVRRLESEKGRFTLIFLATPEDMNAPGERANAEVELTYNWDPEEYSGGRNFGHLAYRVDNIYETCQRLMDGGVTINRPPRDGHMAFVRTRDNISIELLQNGVLEPAEPWASMPNIGEW is encoded by the coding sequence GTGAATTATCTCCACACCATGATCCGCGTCACCGATCCCGACGCGACCATCCGGTTCTTCGAGCTGCTCGGCCTGCAGGAAGTACGCCGCCTGGAAAGCGAGAAGGGCCGCTTCACCTTGATCTTCCTGGCAACGCCCGAAGACATGAACGCCCCGGGCGAGCGCGCCAATGCCGAGGTCGAACTGACCTATAACTGGGATCCGGAGGAATATTCCGGCGGACGCAATTTCGGGCATCTCGCCTACCGCGTCGATAACATCTACGAAACGTGCCAGCGGCTGATGGACGGCGGCGTGACGATCAACCGCCCGCCCCGCGACGGCCATATGGCGTTCGTTCGCACTCGGGACAATATCTCGATCGAGCTGCTGCAGAACGGTGTGCTGGAGCCGGCCGAGCCATGGGCTTCGATGCCCAATATCGGCGAGTGGTAA
- a CDS encoding alpha/beta hydrolase: MTGTPPLLRPALAYHLTPGTGPTIVFLPGYASDMNGTKALALEAWAKDKGRAFLRFDYGGCGQSEGAFEHQTLTGWRDDVLSMLEQLAGGPAVLVGSSMGGWLMLLVARDRPDLVVALVGVAPAPDFTDWGFTTDEKLALLSNGRLERPSAYAPQPTVYTGGFWASGEANRLMFGTIAIDCPTRLVQGQLDRDVSWTRTTRLAELLRSADVQTILVKDGDHRLSRDTDIATIISAVENVMTGL; this comes from the coding sequence ATGACCGGAACGCCCCCGCTGCTGCGCCCTGCGCTTGCCTATCACCTGACCCCGGGCACCGGCCCGACGATCGTCTTCCTGCCTGGCTATGCCAGCGACATGAACGGCACCAAGGCGCTGGCGCTGGAAGCCTGGGCCAAGGACAAGGGCCGCGCTTTCCTGCGCTTCGACTATGGCGGGTGCGGGCAAAGCGAGGGCGCGTTCGAGCATCAGACGCTCACCGGCTGGCGCGACGACGTATTGTCGATGCTCGAGCAACTCGCCGGCGGCCCTGCCGTGCTGGTGGGGTCGTCGATGGGCGGCTGGCTGATGCTGCTGGTGGCGCGCGACCGGCCGGATCTGGTCGTCGCTTTGGTGGGCGTGGCACCGGCGCCGGACTTTACCGACTGGGGCTTCACGACCGACGAGAAGCTCGCGCTGCTGTCCAATGGCCGACTGGAGCGCCCCTCCGCCTACGCGCCGCAGCCGACCGTCTACACCGGCGGCTTCTGGGCGTCGGGCGAGGCCAACCGGCTGATGTTCGGCACGATCGCGATCGATTGCCCGACGCGGCTCGTACAGGGCCAGTTGGACCGGGACGTGTCGTGGACACGCACCACGCGCCTCGCCGAACTGCTGCGTTCAGCCGATGTGCAGACGATCCTCGTCAAGGATGGCGATCACCGCCTGTCGCGCGATACGGATATCGCGACGATCATCTCGGCGGTCGAGAATGTGATGACAGGCTTATGA
- a CDS encoding M48 family metallopeptidase, with the protein MWHYDGISALRHARAFVLDGDRFRLADGEPLALADLEPRDAVGGDAVYGLRGKLGWRIGFAGGVPPELAPRLPGQVRYGRIIDRYGLWPSMAAFALLATITVVLFLRTPRLVARAVPPSVERKLGDLMVGDLGGRTCDGEGGGEALAAIVERIDAQDAAIDVRVVNLPIVNAVTLPGGRIVVFDGLVRAAKSPDELAGVIGHEIGHVKHRDVMESLLRQLGLSVLLGGLDGNVGGYTNALLASSYSRTAEAEADKTAIEMLRTARVSPLPTAAFFTRLGGKQGDNRLVRTINYLQSHPVSSDRAKAFTDSAKGQSGYQKTLDPTQWRALRQICLTDKSVEKPAFRF; encoded by the coding sequence GTGTGGCATTATGACGGCATCAGCGCGCTCCGCCATGCGCGCGCCTTCGTGCTCGACGGCGATCGTTTCCGCCTCGCCGATGGCGAGCCTCTCGCACTTGCCGATCTCGAGCCGCGTGACGCCGTGGGTGGCGACGCCGTCTATGGCCTGCGCGGCAAGCTTGGCTGGCGCATCGGTTTTGCCGGCGGGGTACCACCGGAACTTGCCCCTCGCCTCCCCGGCCAAGTGCGCTACGGTCGCATCATCGATCGCTACGGCTTGTGGCCGTCGATGGCGGCATTCGCCTTGCTCGCGACGATCACGGTCGTGCTGTTCCTGCGCACCCCGCGACTCGTTGCCCGCGCCGTGCCGCCATCGGTAGAGCGCAAACTGGGTGATCTGATGGTGGGCGATCTCGGGGGCCGCACCTGCGACGGTGAAGGCGGCGGCGAGGCGCTGGCGGCGATCGTCGAGCGCATCGACGCACAGGACGCGGCGATCGACGTGCGTGTCGTCAATCTGCCGATCGTCAATGCGGTGACGTTACCCGGCGGCCGCATCGTCGTGTTCGACGGCCTCGTCCGCGCGGCGAAATCGCCCGACGAACTGGCCGGCGTGATCGGCCATGAGATCGGCCATGTGAAGCATCGTGACGTGATGGAATCCCTGCTACGCCAGCTTGGCCTCAGCGTGCTGCTCGGCGGACTGGACGGCAATGTCGGCGGCTACACCAACGCCCTGCTTGCCTCGTCTTACTCCCGCACTGCCGAGGCGGAAGCAGACAAGACCGCGATCGAGATGCTGCGCACGGCGCGCGTCTCGCCGCTGCCCACCGCCGCCTTCTTCACGCGCCTGGGCGGCAAGCAAGGCGATAACCGCCTGGTGCGGACGATCAATTACCTGCAGAGCCATCCCGTCTCCAGCGACCGAGCGAAGGCGTTCACCGACAGTGCAAAGGGGCAAAGCGGCTACCAAAAGACGCTCGATCCGACACAATGGCGCGCCCTTCGTCAGATCTGCCTGACCGACAAGAGTGTCGAGAAACCGGCGTTCCGCTTCTGA
- a CDS encoding YjgN family protein, whose product MSDGHDHAPARAPETEGGAFGFTGTWQQFAPIAFTNLALTIVTLGIYSFWARTRVRRYLWSETRFIDDRLEWTGTGLELFIGYLLAFVLILVPLGVIQLVVQGIVLRGHPGAAGLMVVVLYIALLYLVGIAVFRALRYRLSRTFWHGIRGGSDDQGLGYGWQYLWRTLCGGLVLGLLIPWSMTSLWNERWNKMSFGPLRFEAAAEAGKLMPRFLLFYLVPILLFGGGIAAAFMFHGEPSGLPTPSSVMVIGFLLVFVFYGVLGAVALFFYSAYFREAIGTLSLGDLEFQFTARTWDWAKLMLGNIALVICTLGIGYIFLAYRNWAFFIRHLHAFGSVHLDDLTQSGTREPGQGEGLLDAFDIGAF is encoded by the coding sequence ATGAGCGACGGACACGACCACGCGCCAGCGCGCGCGCCTGAGACAGAGGGCGGCGCCTTCGGCTTTACCGGCACGTGGCAGCAATTCGCGCCGATCGCCTTCACCAATCTCGCGCTCACGATCGTTACGCTCGGCATTTATTCCTTTTGGGCGCGCACCCGCGTTCGGCGCTATCTGTGGAGTGAGACACGCTTCATCGACGATCGGCTGGAATGGACCGGTACCGGGCTGGAGCTGTTCATCGGCTATCTCCTCGCCTTCGTGCTGATCCTGGTGCCGCTGGGCGTGATCCAGCTGGTCGTGCAGGGGATCGTGCTGCGCGGGCATCCGGGCGCTGCGGGCCTGATGGTGGTCGTGCTGTACATCGCGCTGTTGTATCTCGTCGGCATCGCCGTCTTCCGCGCGCTCCGCTACCGGCTCAGCCGCACCTTCTGGCACGGCATCCGCGGCGGCAGCGACGATCAGGGGCTGGGCTATGGCTGGCAATATCTGTGGCGCACGCTGTGCGGTGGCCTGGTACTCGGCCTGCTGATTCCCTGGTCAATGACCTCGCTGTGGAACGAACGCTGGAACAAGATGAGCTTCGGCCCGCTGCGGTTCGAAGCCGCGGCTGAGGCGGGCAAGCTCATGCCGCGCTTCCTGCTCTTCTATCTCGTGCCGATCCTGCTGTTCGGCGGCGGCATCGCGGCGGCCTTCATGTTCCACGGCGAGCCCTCCGGACTGCCGACGCCCAGTTCCGTCATGGTGATCGGCTTCCTGCTCGTGTTCGTCTTTTACGGGGTGCTTGGCGCCGTCGCCTTGTTCTTTTACTCGGCCTATTTCCGTGAGGCGATCGGCACGTTGTCGCTTGGCGATCTGGAATTCCAGTTCACCGCGCGCACCTGGGATTGGGCGAAGCTCATGCTCGGCAATATCGCGCTGGTCATCTGCACGCTCGGCATCGGTTATATCTTCCTCGCCTACCGCAACTGGGCGTTTTTCATCCGCCACCTGCACGCGTTCGGCTCGGTGCATCTCGACGATCTGACGCAATCGGGCACGCGCGAGCCCGGCCAGGGCGAGGGCCTGCTCGACGCGTTCGACATCGGCGCCTTCTAG
- a CDS encoding methyltransferase family protein, with amino-acid sequence MFHDAALAGAATRAADPRPASAVSTGCGVAGMAGLLLWLGIARRYGMDGPYAALVGISACALPMVLWAVLVDKVHRNPSTGLAWNNARPWRETIDVSLTKLAGLWATWAVIGLIYATERFYWEGNFAFAMQCFQVVAPVLFVLSVPYIVWLDRYAVDPKDGCWAFGAWLMGLNQAIEREAIFNHLRGWAVKGFFLAFMLAIVPPGFGDFIRTDISRLSYDPVALAGWLITLMFTIDVAFATAGYILALRPLDSHIRSATPYAAGWAAALICYPPFILMSDGGPFDYHQGTEEWSYWFAGQPLVLAAFGVVLVVLTAIYAWATIAFGFRFSNLTNRGILTHGPYAWSRHPAYLSKNLFWLVSTVPVLSTGSLADAARATLLMGGVAGVYYWRAKTEERHLGLDPAYQEYSAWMERNAPVPRFFRWLRS; translated from the coding sequence ATGTTTCACGATGCCGCCCTCGCTGGTGCCGCCACCCGGGCGGCGGATCCTCGCCCCGCCTCCGCGGTCAGCACCGGTTGCGGCGTGGCGGGGATGGCTGGGCTGCTGCTGTGGCTCGGCATTGCCCGGCGTTACGGCATGGACGGGCCCTATGCCGCGCTGGTGGGGATCAGCGCCTGCGCGTTGCCGATGGTGCTCTGGGCGGTGCTGGTCGACAAGGTACATCGCAATCCATCGACCGGGCTGGCCTGGAACAACGCCAGGCCGTGGCGCGAGACGATCGACGTCAGCCTGACCAAGCTTGCCGGGCTGTGGGCGACCTGGGCGGTGATCGGGCTGATCTACGCCACCGAGCGCTTCTACTGGGAAGGCAATTTCGCCTTCGCGATGCAATGCTTTCAGGTCGTGGCACCGGTGCTGTTCGTCCTGTCGGTGCCGTATATCGTTTGGCTCGACCGCTATGCGGTGGATCCGAAGGACGGGTGCTGGGCGTTCGGCGCGTGGTTGATGGGGCTGAACCAGGCGATCGAGCGCGAGGCGATCTTCAACCATCTGCGCGGCTGGGCGGTAAAGGGGTTCTTCCTGGCCTTCATGCTGGCGATCGTGCCGCCGGGCTTCGGCGATTTCATCCGCACCGACATCAGCCGTCTGTCGTATGATCCGGTCGCGCTTGCGGGCTGGCTGATCACGCTGATGTTCACGATCGACGTCGCCTTCGCCACGGCGGGGTACATCCTGGCGCTCAGGCCGCTCGACTCGCACATTCGCAGCGCCACGCCTTATGCCGCCGGCTGGGCCGCGGCGCTGATCTGCTACCCGCCGTTCATCCTGATGAGCGATGGCGGGCCGTTCGATTATCATCAAGGGACCGAGGAATGGTCCTATTGGTTCGCCGGGCAGCCGCTGGTGCTGGCGGCGTTCGGCGTGGTGCTGGTTGTGTTGACCGCGATCTACGCCTGGGCGACGATCGCGTTTGGGTTCCGCTTTTCCAATCTCACCAACCGCGGCATCCTGACGCACGGGCCTTATGCCTGGTCGCGCCACCCGGCGTATTTGTCGAAGAACCTGTTCTGGCTGGTGTCGACCGTGCCGGTGCTGAGCACGGGATCGCTGGCCGATGCCGCGCGCGCCACGCTGCTGATGGGGGGCGTGGCCGGCGTCTATTACTGGCGCGCCAAGACCGAGGAGCGGCATCTCGGGCTCGATCCGGCGTACCAGGAATATAGCGCATGGATGGAGCGCAACGCGCCGGTCCCGCGCTTCTTCCGGTGGCTGCGCAGCTAG
- a CDS encoding glutamate--cysteine ligase, producing the protein MTSPTPAKISPPIESRDQLIASFARGEKPIEQWRIGTEHEKFVYALSDHHAPSYEEPGGIRDLLKALEGYGWTPVMEGGNVIALNGADGSVSLEPAGQFELSGAPLDNLHQTCAETGRHLEQVKAIGEKFGIGFLGLGMWPDKTRDELPRMPKGRYGIMLRHMPRVGTMGLDMMLRTCTIQVNLDYESEADMAKKFRVGLALQPLATALFANSPFTEGRPNGMLSYRSHIWSDTDPARTGMLPFVFEDGFGYERYAEYALDVPMYFVYREGKYIDAAGLSFRDFLQGKLSVLPGELPSLDDWTDHLSTAFPEVRLKTFLEMRGADGGPWGRICALPALWVGLLYDGSALDAAWDLVKDWTIEERQALRDAVPKLGLNAPIAGGGTLRDIAGEVLDISHSGLAARSRLDGGGSNETGFLDPLREVVRSGKVPAEILLEKYHGAWNGDVSKVYDELRF; encoded by the coding sequence ATGACGAGCCCGACGCCAGCCAAGATCTCACCGCCGATCGAATCGCGCGACCAATTGATCGCGAGCTTCGCGCGGGGCGAAAAGCCGATCGAGCAGTGGCGCATCGGCACCGAGCACGAAAAGTTCGTCTACGCGCTCTCCGACCATCACGCGCCAAGCTACGAGGAGCCAGGCGGTATCCGCGACCTGCTGAAGGCGCTGGAAGGCTATGGCTGGACGCCGGTCATGGAGGGCGGCAACGTCATCGCGTTGAACGGTGCCGACGGCAGCGTCAGCCTGGAGCCTGCCGGCCAGTTCGAACTGTCGGGCGCGCCGCTCGACAATCTCCACCAGACCTGCGCCGAGACCGGGCGGCACCTGGAACAGGTGAAGGCGATCGGCGAAAAGTTCGGCATCGGCTTCCTGGGGCTCGGCATGTGGCCGGACAAGACGCGCGACGAGCTGCCGCGCATGCCCAAGGGGCGCTACGGCATCATGCTGCGGCACATGCCGCGTGTCGGCACGATGGGGCTCGACATGATGCTGCGCACCTGCACGATCCAGGTCAATCTCGATTACGAGAGCGAGGCCGACATGGCCAAGAAGTTCCGCGTCGGGCTGGCGCTGCAGCCGCTGGCGACCGCCCTGTTCGCCAATTCGCCGTTCACGGAAGGCCGGCCCAACGGCATGCTCAGCTATCGCAGCCATATCTGGTCGGACACCGATCCCGCGCGCACCGGCATGCTGCCGTTCGTGTTCGAGGACGGCTTCGGCTACGAGCGCTACGCCGAATATGCGCTCGATGTGCCGATGTACTTCGTCTACCGCGAAGGCAAGTATATCGACGCCGCCGGCCTGTCCTTCCGCGACTTCCTGCAGGGCAAGCTTTCCGTCCTGCCCGGCGAGTTGCCGTCGCTGGACGACTGGACCGATCACCTGTCGACTGCCTTCCCCGAGGTGCGGCTGAAGACGTTCCTCGAAATGCGCGGCGCCGATGGCGGCCCGTGGGGCCGGATCTGCGCGCTGCCGGCGCTGTGGGTCGGGTTGCTCTACGACGGCAGCGCGCTGGATGCCGCGTGGGACTTGGTTAAGGACTGGACCATCGAGGAGCGGCAGGCATTGCGCGATGCCGTGCCGAAATTGGGCCTCAACGCACCGATCGCCGGTGGCGGTACGCTCCGCGATATCGCCGGCGAAGTGCTCGACATCTCGCACAGCGGCCTGGCCGCGCGCAGTCGCCTGGATGGCGGCGGCAGCAACGAAACCGGCTTCCTCGATCCGCTGCGCGAGGTCGTACGGTCGGGCAAGGTGCCGGCCGAGATACTGCTGGAGAAGTATCACGGCGCGTGGAACGGCGACGTGTCGAAGGTCTATGACGAGCTGCGCTTTTAG
- a CDS encoding 16S rRNA (uracil(1498)-N(3))-methyltransferase: MTATPAWPPQSTPRLFVDTPLAPGSITITGPQAHYLVSVMRMKTGDPLKLCDDLTGEWLGLASSVGKRDVTLDVTEQLREREAVPDLWLCAAPLKKGRIDWMVEKACELGVARIVPVVTRRSVVDKPKEERLRAHMIEAAEQCGRTAIPELAETVKLPALLRDWPAGRTLFFADEAGGEPALAAMRDGGASAAILIGPEGGFDDEERAAIRAVPGAIGVGLGPRILRADTAAAAAVAVWMAARGDW, from the coding sequence ATGACCGCCACCCCAGCCTGGCCGCCGCAATCGACGCCGCGGCTCTTCGTCGATACGCCGCTCGCGCCCGGATCCATCACCATCACCGGCCCGCAGGCACATTACCTCGTTTCCGTGATGCGGATGAAGACCGGCGATCCGCTGAAGCTCTGCGACGACCTGACCGGCGAATGGCTCGGGCTGGCGAGTTCGGTCGGCAAGCGCGATGTCACTCTCGACGTGACGGAGCAGCTGCGGGAACGCGAGGCGGTGCCCGATCTCTGGCTCTGCGCCGCACCGCTCAAGAAGGGGCGGATCGACTGGATGGTCGAAAAGGCGTGCGAACTCGGCGTCGCGCGGATCGTGCCGGTGGTGACGCGGCGCTCGGTGGTCGACAAGCCTAAGGAAGAGCGGCTGCGCGCGCACATGATCGAAGCGGCCGAGCAATGCGGCCGCACGGCGATCCCCGAGCTTGCCGAGACGGTGAAGCTGCCGGCGTTGCTGCGCGACTGGCCGGCGGGGCGAACCTTGTTCTTCGCCGACGAGGCGGGCGGGGAGCCGGCGCTGGCGGCGATGCGGGATGGCGGTGCTTCCGCCGCGATATTGATCGGGCCGGAGGGTGGATTCGACGATGAGGAGCGCGCCGCGATCCGCGCCGTGCCGGGGGCAATCGGGGTCGGTCTGGGGCCACGTATCCTGCGCGCGGATACGGCGGCGGCGGCAGCCGTGGCGGTATGGATGGCGGCGCGGGGGGATTGGTAG